The Mycolicibacterium cosmeticum sequence CGGGCCGTCCGATCCGAACTCGGGAAGGAATATGGCGCAACGCTATTCGGAGATCATCCCGAATCCCGATGTGCACCTGCTCGCCGACGACATCGCGCACTGGCCCCAGATCGAGGCCCCGGACGCGGTGCTGGAGGCGTTCCTAGCCCACGTCGGGCGATAACGCCGCGGTCAGCACCGGGCCGGTCAACTCGCGCTGCCACGGCCGCGCCCCGGCCTGCGCCAGGAACTCGTCGACGGCGGCCCCGACATCGGGCACCGGCTGCCAGTCCCAACACAGCCGGCGCAGGGTGTCCGGGGTCAGCAGGTTCTCCACCGGCACCGAAACCCGTTCGGACAGTTCGGCAAGCCCGGCCCGCGCCTTCTCCAGCCGTTCGGCGGCCTCGGGTTTTCGCCGCGACCACCGAGACGTCGGCGGCGGGCCGTTCACCGGTTCGGCGGCCGTCGGCGGATCGGGATCGCGGCGCGCCCTGGCCAGCGCGTCCAGCCACACCTGGGCGCTGCGCCGCTGCCGGCTGCCACCGAAAATCGGTAGTTCCGTGAGCTTTTCGACGGTATCGGGGTCGGCGACGGCGGCGCTGATGATCGCCGAGTCGGGCAGGATCCGGCCGGGCGCGATATCCCGGCGCGCGGCGATCTGGTCCCGGGTGGTCCACAACTCGCGCACCGCGGCCAGCGCCCGCGGGTTGCGCACCTTGTGGATACCGGAGGTGCGGCGCCACCGGTCGCGCCGGGTCGGGGTCGGTTCGACGCTGCGCAGATACTCGAATTCCTGTGCGGCCCACTCGGTCTTGCCCTGCTCCTCCAGCACGGCGGCGACCGCGTGCCGCAACTCCACCAGCACCTCCACGTCCAGCGCGGCGTAGTTCAGCCACTCCGGGGGCAGCGGCCGTTTGGACCAGTCCGCCGCACCGTGGCCCTTCACCAGGCCGAGCCCCAGCAGCCGGCGCACCTCCTCGGCGAGGTTGACCCGTTCGAAACCGGCCAGCCGCCCGCCCAGCTCGGTGTCATACAGGCTCGGCGGTGTCATCCCGAGCTCGGCCAGGCACGGCAGGTCCTGGTCGGCGGCGTGCAGCACCCACTCGTCGGTGGCCAGCACCTGCGCCACCGGCGCCATCACCTGCAGCGGGTCGCCGCCGTGGTTGACGGGGTCGATGAGCACCGTGCCCGCGCCGGCGCGCCGGATCTGCACCAGGTAGGCCCGGTTCGAATACCGGAAGCCGGACGCCCGCTCGGCGTCGATCGCGAACGGACCGGTGCCACCGGCCAGCCTCTCGGCGGCCCTGGCGATATCGCTGGGATAGGCCGACAGCTCGGGCACCCCCTCGGCGGGTGCCAGCAGCGGGGTGGCCTCGGGTTCCGGGGAATCGGTTTCGGACTCCGGCGCCGGACCGGTCATCAGGCGCGCGTGCGGGAGCCCAGGCTGGTGACTCCCGCCGGCGGAAGGCCGGCCGCATGTTCGAGGACCTCACAAAACGCCTGCACGTGCGGTCCGAGCTCGAGGTCGGTGGCGGTCCAGGACGCCCGCAGCTCCAACTGGTGGGCGCGCGGGGGTCCGGAGATGTCGCCGTAGCGCACTGACGTGGTCGCCGTGACGGTGCCGCCCAGCGCCGTCACCGCCTCCGCATGCGATCCCAGCGCGTCGACCAGCCAGCTCCACGCCACCTCGGGTAGCAGCGGGTCGACGGCCTCGGTGGAGTCCAGGTCGGCCTGGATATAGGCGACCAGCCGCATGGTGCCGTCCCAGGCCTCGGCACCGTCGGGATCGTGCAGCAGGATCAACCGGCCGAACGCGTCGCCCTCGGACCGCTCCGGCACGACGGCCGTCTCGGGGTGGCGGACCTCAGCACCCAGCGCGTAGCTGTACGGGGCCAGCCGCTGCGGGGGCCTGATCGGGCCCAGCTCGATCTCCGGCCGCACCGTCGCGGCATTCATCGCCGCGACCGCGGTACGGAACTGAGCCGGTTCGGCGGACGTCACACCGAATGACGCTAGACCCAACCGGCCCGACGGGTGCGCAGGCGCGCCGGATTTGTCCCTCGTGGCAACATGGTGGCCGATGAATACCCGCCGTGACCTGCCCGAGTCGCCCTTTCTCGCCGCCGCTGCCGGGCGTACGCCCTCGCGTATACCAGTGTGGTTCATGCGCCAGGCGGGTCGTTCGCTGCCCGAGTACCGCGAACTGCGGGCCAACCACAAGATGCTGGAGGCCTGTTTCGACCCGGAACTGGTTTGCGAGATCACCCTGCAGCCGGTGCGCCGGCACGGCGTGGACGCGGCCATCCTGTTCTCCGACATCGTGGTGCCGCTGAAGGCCGCCGGGGTGGCGCTGGACATCGTGCCCGACGTCGGGCCCGTCATCGACCATCCGATCCGGACCCGCGCCGACGTCGACACCCTCAAACCCCTTGAACCCCAACAGGTGGCCCCGGTCGCGCAGGCGGTGTCGCTGTTGGTGTCCGAGCTGGGCGACGTGCCGCTCATCGGGTTCGCCGGGGCGCCGTTCACGCTGGCGTCCTACCTGGTGGAGGGCGGACCCAGCCGCAACCACGAGAAGACCAAGGCCATGATGCTGGGCGAGCCGGACACCTGGCACGCCCTGATGACGGCGCTCACCGACCTGACCATCGCCTTCCTGACCGAACAGCTCGCCGCCGGGGTGGACGCCATCCAGCTCTTCGATTCCTGGGCCGGGACCCTGTCGCTGGCCGACTACCGGGCCGCGGTGCTCCCGCACAGCGCGCGGGTGTTCGACGCGCTCAAGGGCGAGGGAGTCCCGATGACGCACTTCGGGGTGGGAACCGCCGAACTGCTCGGTGCCATGGGCGAGGCCGGGGCGACGGTGGTGGGGGTGGACTGGCGCACCTCGCTGGCCGATGCCGCCACCCGCGTGCCGCCCGGCACGACGCTGCAGGGCAACCTCGACCCCGTCGTGCTGCTGGCCGGCCGGTCGGTGGTGGAGCGCGCGGCGCGTGCCGTCGTGGAGGACGGACGGCGGGCCCAGGCCGCCGGCGCCGCCGGGCACATCTTCAACCTGGGGCACGGCGTGCTGCCGGCCACCGACCCCGATGTGATCACCGATCTGGTGGAGCTGGTGCATTCATTGTGAAATCGGCGTATTGCGTTGTCGGCGGCGGTGTCTCGGGTTTGACCGCCGCGTACCGACTGCGCGTCGCGGCCGGCCCGGACGTGTCGATCACGCTGTTCGACCCGGCGGACCGGCTGGGCGGTGTGCTGCGCACCGAACAGGTCGGCGGGGTACCGGTGGACCTGGGTGCCGAGGCGTTCATCGCTCGCCGGCCCGAGGTGCCCGCACTGCTCGCCGAACTCGGCCTGACCGGCCGCCAGGTCGCCAGCACCGGGGCGCGTCCCTTGCTCTACAGCCAGGGCCGGTTGCACCCCGTCCCCACCGGGACGTTGCAGGGCATCCCGGCCCAGGCCGCCGCGGTGGCCGGGCTGGTGGACGACGCCACCCTGGCCCGCATCGCGGCCGAGCCGGGCCGGCCGCTGCGCTGGCGCGCCGGTGCGGATCCGTCCGTCGCCGAGCTGGTCGGTGACCGGTTCGGCGAACAGGTGGTCACCCGGTCGGTGGAGCCGCTGCTCACCGGCGTGTACGCCGGCTCGGCGGCCACCATCGGGATCCGGTCGGCGGTCCCCACCCTGGCCGCGGCCCTGGACCGGGGCGCGGCCAGCCTGAGCGCCGCGGTGCGCGAGGCGCTGCCGCCACCGCGGGACGGGGCGTTGTTCGGCGCCGTCGCGGGCGGCTACGGCGTGCTGGTCGACGAACTGGCCCGGCGGGCCGGGGTGCGCTGGGTGCAGGCCGGCATCGAGCGGGTGATGCGGTCGGCGCGCGGCTGGGACCTGGTCGACGACGAAGGCGGACACTGGAGTGCTGACGGTGTCGTGCTGGCGGTGCCGGCCCCGCGACTGAGCCGGCTTATCGAGCACGTGGCGCCGCGCAGCGCGGCGGCGGCGCGGCGGGTGCAGGTGGCCTCGTCCGCGTTGGTGGCCCTGGCGCTGCCCGGCGGGACACCGCTGCCCAACCAGTCCGGGGTGCTCGTCGCCGCCGGAGAAACGTTGCACACCAAGGCCATCACGCTGACCACGCAGAAGTGGGGCCGGCGCGGCAACGTCGAACTGGTGCGGTTCTCGTTCGGCCGGTTCGGTGACCAGCTGGCCCGCAGCGTGGGTGATGACGTGCTGCTGAACTGGTCGCTGGAAGACCTGAACCGGCTGTTCGGCATCGTCACCGAGCCGGTGGACTGCCGGGTGCAGCGCTGGATCGACGCGATGCCGCAGTACGGTCCCGGGCACGCCGATCTGGTCGCCGAGATCCGCGGCGGACTGCCCGCGACGCTGGCCGTCGCGGGCGGCTACCTGGACGGTATCGGGGTGCCCGCATGCGTGGCGGCGGCCACCCGGGCGGCCGAGAAACTGACCGGCCCGGGCGTGGCACGATAGCGGTATGGCCAAGCTCGATTACGACGCGCTCAACTCCATGACCCGGTACATGATGATCTCGGTGTTCTCCGTGCAGCCCGAGGCGCTGGACGCCGACCGTACCGCGGTGATCGACGAGACCGCCACCTTCCTCAAACAGCAGGAGGAACGCGGCGTCGTGGTGCGCGGGCTCTACGACGTCGCCGGGTTCCGCGCCGACGCCGACTTCATGATCTGGACCCACGCCGAGCGGGTCGAGGACCTGCAGGCGACCTACACCGCATTCCGGCGGACCACCCTGGGCCTGGCCAGCGATCCGGTGTGGAGTGTCGTCGCGCTGCACCGGCCCGCCGAGTTCAACAAGAGCCATGTGCCGGCCTTCATCGCCGGTGAGGCGCCGGGCGACTACATCTGCGTCTACCCGTTCGTGCGGTCGCTGGACTGGTACCTGCTGCCCGACGACGAGCGCCGCAAGATGCTCGTCGAGCACGGGATGGCCGGCCGCGAGTACCCCGATGTGCGGGCCAACACGGTGCCGGCCTTCGCGCTGGGCGACTACGAATGGATCCTGGCCTTCGAGGGGCCGGATCTGGCGCGCATCGTCGAGCTGATGTGGAAGCTGCGCTACACCGACGCCCGCCGCCACGTCCGGGAGGAGACGCCGTTCTTCACCGGTCCGCGGGTCGCGGTGGAGGACCTGCTGGCCCGCCTGCCCTGACCCGCTGATCGGAGGGCTCAGGCGCCGGCGGGCACCAGGCGCAGCGACACCGAGTTGATGCAGTACCGCTGGTCGGTCGGGGTGGGGTAGCCCTCACCCTCGAAGACGTGGCCGAGGTGGCTGTGGCAGTTGGCGCACAGCACCTCCACGCGGGTCATCCCCAGTGAGTCGTCGCGGCGCAGGATCACCGCGTCGGAATTGGCCGGATCGAAGAAAGACGGCCAGCCGCAATGGGATTCGAACTTCTCGGTGCTGCGGAACAGCTCGGCCCCGCACGCCCGGCACTCGTAGACGCCGGGGGTCTTGGTATCGGTGTACTCACCGGTGAACGGGCGCTCGGTACCCGCGCGGCGCAGCACCGCGAACTCGGCGGCGGTGAGCTTGTCCCGCCACTCGTCATCGGTCAGCTGGATGCGGGGTGCCGGCAGTCCTGCGTCGCTCATGTCGCCACGCTAGCGCGTGGCCGGTCCTCCGTCATCCAGGGCGGGTCGATGCCCGCGTCCAGCCGGTTCTCGGCCTTGGCGTCGGCGTAGCGGTAGTAGAGCACGCAGAACACCACCACCAGCAGCAGCGACCAGCCGTAGGTGATCTTCATGTACTCCAGGAACCGTCCCGTGGTCGGCCAGCGCCACAGCAGCCAGCGGTCCATGGTGAGGAAGCCGTACACGCCCAGCCAGGCCGGCCAGTTGCGCACCACCGAGTTGGGCAGCACCACCGTCATCAAGAACGGGAACAGCATCATCGAGTAGTAACCCTGTGCCAGGGACAGCACCAGCCACGACGCGATGAGCAGCACGCCCGAGGACGTCAGCATCCAGAACAGCGGATCGCGCACCCGGTAGTACCGGTACAGCAGCCACAGGCTGACGACGGCCAGGATCACCGCGACCACCCGCAGCACCAGGATCAGCCACATCGGCAGGCCGTAGTAGATGCCGTTGCCCAGGATCGACGAGTTGAAGTAGTCGCGGGTCTCGAGGATGTAGGGCACGGTGTTGCGCACGAAGCCCATCGGGTCGGCCGACAGCGGCCAGGCCACCGCGTTGAACACCAGCGGCACGGCGAACGCCGTCACCAGCGCGCGCCACTGCCGGTTCAGTACCGGCAGCAGCAGCAACGGCAGCAGCAGCGGTTTGACCACCAGCGTCAATCCGATCGCGGCGCCGGCCCACCACTGGTGGCCCACTTTCCCGGACAGCAGCCAGTAGAAGAACAGCACCTCGGCCAGCAGCAGGCAGCCGTTGATGTTGGTGAACACCAGTGTGTTGGTGACCGATTCGGTGCAGTACATGGCCAGCAGCAGGGCCGGCAGCGCCACCGAGGTCAGCGAGAACTTGAACAGCCGTACCAGAATGCAGGCCGCGATGATGACCGCCACCGAGTTGAACGCGACGAACCAGAACCGCGACGCGAACTCCGGTAGAAACCCGAAGGGCGCCAACAGCAGCGTGCCGCCGGGCGGATACAGGTAGTGCGGATCGACGTAGTTGAAGTGCTCGTTGTAAATGTCCCAGTGCCG is a genomic window containing:
- a CDS encoding HRDC domain-containing protein, whose amino-acid sequence is MTGPAPESETDSPEPEATPLLAPAEGVPELSAYPSDIARAAERLAGGTGPFAIDAERASGFRYSNRAYLVQIRRAGAGTVLIDPVNHGGDPLQVMAPVAQVLATDEWVLHAADQDLPCLAELGMTPPSLYDTELGGRLAGFERVNLAEEVRRLLGLGLVKGHGAADWSKRPLPPEWLNYAALDVEVLVELRHAVAAVLEEQGKTEWAAQEFEYLRSVEPTPTRRDRWRRTSGIHKVRNPRALAAVRELWTTRDQIAARRDIAPGRILPDSAIISAAVADPDTVEKLTELPIFGGSRQRRSAQVWLDALARARRDPDPPTAAEPVNGPPPTSRWSRRKPEAAERLEKARAGLAELSERVSVPVENLLTPDTLRRLCWDWQPVPDVGAAVDEFLAQAGARPWQRELTGPVLTAALSPDVG
- a CDS encoding DUF3000 domain-containing protein codes for the protein MNAATVRPEIELGPIRPPQRLAPYSYALGAEVRHPETAVVPERSEGDAFGRLILLHDPDGAEAWDGTMRLVAYIQADLDSTEAVDPLLPEVAWSWLVDALGSHAEAVTALGGTVTATTSVRYGDISGPPRAHQLELRASWTATDLELGPHVQAFCEVLEHAAGLPPAGVTSLGSRTRA
- the hemE gene encoding uroporphyrinogen decarboxylase; amino-acid sequence: MNTRRDLPESPFLAAAAGRTPSRIPVWFMRQAGRSLPEYRELRANHKMLEACFDPELVCEITLQPVRRHGVDAAILFSDIVVPLKAAGVALDIVPDVGPVIDHPIRTRADVDTLKPLEPQQVAPVAQAVSLLVSELGDVPLIGFAGAPFTLASYLVEGGPSRNHEKTKAMMLGEPDTWHALMTALTDLTIAFLTEQLAAGVDAIQLFDSWAGTLSLADYRAAVLPHSARVFDALKGEGVPMTHFGVGTAELLGAMGEAGATVVGVDWRTSLADAATRVPPGTTLQGNLDPVVLLAGRSVVERAARAVVEDGRRAQAAGAAGHIFNLGHGVLPATDPDVITDLVELVHSL
- a CDS encoding protoporphyrinogen oxidase; amino-acid sequence: MKSAYCVVGGGVSGLTAAYRLRVAAGPDVSITLFDPADRLGGVLRTEQVGGVPVDLGAEAFIARRPEVPALLAELGLTGRQVASTGARPLLYSQGRLHPVPTGTLQGIPAQAAAVAGLVDDATLARIAAEPGRPLRWRAGADPSVAELVGDRFGEQVVTRSVEPLLTGVYAGSAATIGIRSAVPTLAAALDRGAASLSAAVREALPPPRDGALFGAVAGGYGVLVDELARRAGVRWVQAGIERVMRSARGWDLVDDEGGHWSADGVVLAVPAPRLSRLIEHVAPRSAAAARRVQVASSALVALALPGGTPLPNQSGVLVAAGETLHTKAITLTTQKWGRRGNVELVRFSFGRFGDQLARSVGDDVLLNWSLEDLNRLFGIVTEPVDCRVQRWIDAMPQYGPGHADLVAEIRGGLPATLAVAGGYLDGIGVPACVAAATRAAEKLTGPGVAR
- the hemQ gene encoding hydrogen peroxide-dependent heme synthase; this encodes MAKLDYDALNSMTRYMMISVFSVQPEALDADRTAVIDETATFLKQQEERGVVVRGLYDVAGFRADADFMIWTHAERVEDLQATYTAFRRTTLGLASDPVWSVVALHRPAEFNKSHVPAFIAGEAPGDYICVYPFVRSLDWYLLPDDERRKMLVEHGMAGREYPDVRANTVPAFALGDYEWILAFEGPDLARIVELMWKLRYTDARRHVREETPFFTGPRVAVEDLLARLP
- the msrB gene encoding peptide-methionine (R)-S-oxide reductase MsrB, whose protein sequence is MSDAGLPAPRIQLTDDEWRDKLTAAEFAVLRRAGTERPFTGEYTDTKTPGVYECRACGAELFRSTEKFESHCGWPSFFDPANSDAVILRRDDSLGMTRVEVLCANCHSHLGHVFEGEGYPTPTDQRYCINSVSLRLVPAGA
- the aftC gene encoding arabinofuranan 3-O-arabinosyltransferase — protein: MYGAQVAPTDIILSVFRPRTSAPTTANVVRAALWPIAVMSIIHRSYVLSTNGYITDDFGPVYRAVSNFRRHWDIYNEHFNYVDPHYLYPPGGTLLLAPFGFLPEFASRFWFVAFNSVAVIIAACILVRLFKFSLTSVALPALLLAMYCTESVTNTLVFTNINGCLLLAEVLFFYWLLSGKVGHQWWAGAAIGLTLVVKPLLLPLLLLPVLNRQWRALVTAFAVPLVFNAVAWPLSADPMGFVRNTVPYILETRDYFNSSILGNGIYYGLPMWLILVLRVVAVILAVVSLWLLYRYYRVRDPLFWMLTSSGVLLIASWLVLSLAQGYYSMMLFPFLMTVVLPNSVVRNWPAWLGVYGFLTMDRWLLWRWPTTGRFLEYMKITYGWSLLLVVVFCVLYYRYADAKAENRLDAGIDPPWMTEDRPRASVAT